From Bradyrhizobium sp. AZCC 1610:
ACGCGACGCTGCAGTTTTACAGCGGTAATGCCGAGGCCTATGCCGCGCGCACGTTCACCTCGCGCCAGGCGCGGCTGATGGCGTTCCTGGCGCAGCTTCCGCCGGGCGCTTCCATTCTCGAACTCGGCTGTGGCGCCGGCGGCGACACCGCCGAAATGCTGGCGCGTGGGTTCGATGTCCGCCCGACCGACGGCTCGCCGGAAATGGCGGCCATCGCCTCAAAGCATCTCGGCCGCACCGTCGAGACGCTGCTGTTTCACGACCTCGACGAGGTCGCGGCCTATGACGCCGTTTGGGCCAATGCCTGCCTGCTGCACGTTCCCCGCAACCAGCTTGCTGACGTTCTGAGGTTGATCTGGCGTGCGCTGAAGCCTGCGGGCTATTTCTTCGCCAGCTACAAGGCCGGCGATGGCGACGGCCGCGACACGCTCAATCGCTACTACAACTATCCGTCGCCGGACTGGCTGCGCGCGACCTACGCCGAGGCGGGGAACTGGAACTCGTTGTCGATCGAGAGCGGCGAAGTCAAAGGATTCGATGACAAGATGGCGTCGATGCTGTTTGTCGTGGCTCGAAAAGGCGATTGAAGAACGGCTTCTAAGCCCGCGATATTGCCCGGATATTGCCGCAGTTGGTCGCGTGAGAGAAATCCCCGGAGGATGTGGCTGCTCGGCTACAGCTTTAAGATAGGAATCCGGTAAGGCTCATGGTGAGCACCGGCAGCACGTTTGTCGAATGTGTTGGGAATGCCGGACTGGGAACGTCGTAATGAAAATGAAGAAGTACCTGTTGGCGACCGCTCTCGTTGGCCTGGGATCCGCTCCGACGCTCGCCGCAGACCTCGCCGCCCGGCCTTACACCAAAGCGCCAGCACTGGCAGCCGTCTATGACTGGACCGGCTTTTATATCGGCGTCAACGCGGGCGGAGGGGTCGGGCGCGATCGGACGCAGCATCAGCCGCTTCCAGGGCAAGACTATTCGCTTTACCTGCAGCCCCAGGGCGCGCTCGGTGGCGTCCAGCTTGGATACAACTGGCAGACGAATTCCGTGCTCGGGCCGATCGTCTTCGGTGTTGAAGCGGATCTCCAGGGAGCCGGCCTCAGCGACGACCGCACCAATCTGAATTTCGGCGGCGGCTTGCTTACGAACTACAGCCAGAAGCTCGACTGGTTTGGAACTGTTCGCGGGCGTGTCGGCTTGGCCAAGGGACCGGTGTTGAGCTACGTCACGGCCGGCTTTGCCTATGGCGACGTTAACACCACGATAACTCAATCGGGGCCGGGTCCGGTTCCAGTGACGTTTTCAACCGATCGTACCCAGGGTGGATGGGTGGTGGGCAGTGGCGTGGAGGCAGCGCTCGGCGGCAACTGGACCGGAAAGATCGAACATCTCTATCTGAATCTCGGCAACCGGACCGACTTCGCCGCACCCTTGTTCTTCCCAAGCAACGTCAATACCGAGATCCGCCAAAATATCTTCCGCGCCGGCCTGAACTACCGGATCGGCGGCAACTCGAATTACCAGCCGGTGGCTGCGGCCAATTGGAGCGGTTTCTATCTCGGCGGCAATTTCGGGTCCGGCTATGGCCGCGACCGAAGCTCACTGAGCGTGCCGATTGGCCCGTTCGTGGACACCTTCAACCTGGCCCCCGACGGTTTCATTGGCGGCGTGCAGGCGGGCTACAACTGGCAGGCCGCTAACTGGGTGTTCGGCGTTGAGGCCGATATCCAGGGTTCGACCCTGCAAGACGACAAGACGTGTGTATTGACCTGCAGCGCGGGCGTATCCGCCGCTTACGATGCCAAGCTACCGTGGTTCGGCACCGTTCGGGGCCGCCTTGGTTATTCGGTCGGATCGACACTGTTCTATGCAACGGGCGGTTACGCCTACGGCAACGTCAAGACCAGCGTCACGACGAATTTGGGCGCCGGCATCGTGTCGAACACGTTCGAGACGACCAGGAGCGGCTGGACCGCGGGCGCCGGCATCGAAACGCCGTTCACCCTGCTCGGATTGCTCGGCCCGAACCCGAACTGGACCACCAAGACCGAATATCTGTATGTCGATCTCGGCACCAACTCCGACAATTTCATCATCGGCGCGACTCCGGCAACGACCACCCGTTCTGTCACCGAGCATGTCTTCCGCACCGGCATCAACTACCACTTCAACTCGCCTGTCGTTGCGAAGTACTGAGCGCTGTTTCAGAGGCGCCAACGAAAAACCCCGGGGCCAAGCTCCGGGGTTTTGCCTTTGTTTCGCGTGCAGGAAGGTTTCAAACCACCCTGAAGATCGCCAGCGCCAGCACGACTTGCGCCAGGAAGCCGACGGTGAAGGCCAGCGTGCGGAAGATCGGCAGGCCCAGCGTGTAGACGATCAGATGCGCGACACGCGACCAGAAATAGACGGCGCAGGCCATCACGGTCCATCTGTCGGAATAGTCGATGACGTTGAGGATCAGCACCAGCGGCGCGAAGATGATCAAATTCTCGACCGCATTGTCGTGCGCGAACATCAGCCGGTTGGCCCAGTCTGCTTGCGGCTTGTCGTTGCGCGAAGGGTTGGCCATGCCACCGGAGAAGCCGCGCACCTGATAGCGATTGATCATGTAGGGGATCCACATCAGTCCGGTCAAAATCACGGTCAGCGTCAGCCAGAACAATTCGCGCGTGATTGGTTGCGTCATCGGTTTCCCCTCAATCGATTTCGATTCCCGGCACGGGATATCAGGTTATACCCAACCGCCCGCATCAGCGCTATGCGCGGACCTTGACGTAGCTGCCGGGTGCGTCCTCGATCGGCGGCATCTCCTCGGAGCCGACGGCGCGCGCGGGTACCTGCTCGGCGTCCAGGTCCTCCAGCCATTGCCGCCAGTCCGGCCACCAGGAGCCCTTGTGCTCGGTCGCGTTCTTCAGCCAGTCAGCGAGCGTGACGTCCTTGACGTTGTCGTTGGTCCAGTACTGGTACTTGCCCGCCGCCGGCGGGTTCACCACGCCGGCGATGTGGCCGGAGCCGGACAGCACATATTTCACCGGGCCGCCGAAGAACTGCGAGCCGTAGAGCACGGAGTCTGCTGGCGCGATGTGATCCTCGCGGGTTGCCAGATTGTAGACGGGCACCTTGACCTTCGACAGGTCGAGCAGCGTGTTGTCGAGCACCATGCTGCCGGAGGAGAGCCGGTTCTCTAGATAGCAGTTGCGCAAATAGTAGGAATGGTTGGCCGCCGGCATCCGCGTGGCGTCGGAATTCCAGTGCAGCAGGTCGAATGAGGAGGGCGCCTGTCCCTTCAGATAGTTGCTGACGACATAGGACCAGATCAGGTCGTTGGAGCGCAGCATGTTGAAGGCCATCGCCATCCTGCTGCCTTCGAGCACGCCGGCCGCCTGCATGTCGCGCTCGAGCGCCGAGATCTGGTCTTCATCGACGAACACCAGGAGATCGCCGGCATGGGTGAAGTCGACCTGCGCCGCAAAGAATGTCGCCGAGGTGACGCGCTGGCGCCGCTTCTCCGCGAGCCATGCCAGCGTGGAGGCGAGCAGCGTGCCGCCGACGCAGTAACCGGCGGTGTGGACCTTCATCTCGCCCGTCACCTTTTCGATGATGTCCATCGCGGTGAGCGGGCCTTCCTTCATGTAGTCGTCAAACGTCTTCTTGCCGAGTTCCTTGTCGGGATTGACCCAGGAGATCACGAACACGGTGATGCCCTGGTCGACGCACCATTTGATGTAGGATTTTTCCGGCTTGAGATCGAGAATGTAGAACTTGTTGATCCAGGGGGGCACGATCAGGAGCGGCGTGCGTAGCACCGTCTCCGTGGCCGGCGTGTACTGGATGAGCTGCATCAGCTCGTTCTGGAAGATTACCTTGCCCGGCGTCGTCGCCATGTTGACGCCGACGACGAGGTTCGACGGGTCGGACTGGCGTATGCGCAGCGCGCCGCGTCCGGCTTCGATGTCTTCGGCGAGCATCTTCATGCCGCGCACGAGATTGGCACCGTTCGAAGCCAGCGTCTCGCGCAGCACTTCCGGATTGGTGAAGACAAAATTCGACGGCGCGATCGCGTTGGTGATCTGCTGAACGTAGAACTCGGCCTTCTTGCGCGTATGCGGATCGAGACCGTCGGCGTTCTTCACCAGCGCCTCGGCCCATTGCGTGGTGAGCAGATAGAGTTGCAGGACGAAATCGAAGAACTGGTTCGATTTCCACTCGGGATCCTTGAAACGCTTGTCGCGCGGCGACGGCTCGATC
This genomic window contains:
- a CDS encoding class I SAM-dependent methyltransferase; this translates as MDDATLQFYSGNAEAYAARTFTSRQARLMAFLAQLPPGASILELGCGAGGDTAEMLARGFDVRPTDGSPEMAAIASKHLGRTVETLLFHDLDEVAAYDAVWANACLLHVPRNQLADVLRLIWRALKPAGYFFASYKAGDGDGRDTLNRYYNYPSPDWLRATYAEAGNWNSLSIESGEVKGFDDKMASMLFVVARKGD
- a CDS encoding MAPEG family protein: MTRELFWLTLTVILTGLMWIPYMINRYQVRGFSGGMANPSRNDKPQADWANRLMFAHDNAVENLIIFAPLVLILNVIDYSDRWTVMACAVYFWSRVAHLIVYTLGLPIFRTLAFTVGFLAQVVLALAIFRVV
- a CDS encoding outer membrane protein — protein: MKKYLLATALVGLGSAPTLAADLAARPYTKAPALAAVYDWTGFYIGVNAGGGVGRDRTQHQPLPGQDYSLYLQPQGALGGVQLGYNWQTNSVLGPIVFGVEADLQGAGLSDDRTNLNFGGGLLTNYSQKLDWFGTVRGRVGLAKGPVLSYVTAGFAYGDVNTTITQSGPGPVPVTFSTDRTQGGWVVGSGVEAALGGNWTGKIEHLYLNLGNRTDFAAPLFFPSNVNTEIRQNIFRAGLNYRIGGNSNYQPVAAANWSGFYLGGNFGSGYGRDRSSLSVPIGPFVDTFNLAPDGFIGGVQAGYNWQAANWVFGVEADIQGSTLQDDKTCVLTCSAGVSAAYDAKLPWFGTVRGRLGYSVGSTLFYATGGYAYGNVKTSVTTNLGAGIVSNTFETTRSGWTAGAGIETPFTLLGLLGPNPNWTTKTEYLYVDLGTNSDNFIIGATPATTTRSVTEHVFRTGINYHFNSPVVAKY
- a CDS encoding PHA/PHB synthase family protein, encoding MSDVNTETQASKTFDPEAFAMNIARAMETSGQALAAYLKPREGGEPKDKPPSEIGEVIKTFSVVAEYWLSDQERAAELQTKIGKAYLDLWGSAARRMAGEQTTPAIEPSPRDKRFKDPEWKSNQFFDFVLQLYLLTTQWAEALVKNADGLDPHTRKKAEFYVQQITNAIAPSNFVFTNPEVLRETLASNGANLVRGMKMLAEDIEAGRGALRIRQSDPSNLVVGVNMATTPGKVIFQNELMQLIQYTPATETVLRTPLLIVPPWINKFYILDLKPEKSYIKWCVDQGITVFVISWVNPDKELGKKTFDDYMKEGPLTAMDIIEKVTGEMKVHTAGYCVGGTLLASTLAWLAEKRRQRVTSATFFAAQVDFTHAGDLLVFVDEDQISALERDMQAAGVLEGSRMAMAFNMLRSNDLIWSYVVSNYLKGQAPSSFDLLHWNSDATRMPAANHSYYLRNCYLENRLSSGSMVLDNTLLDLSKVKVPVYNLATREDHIAPADSVLYGSQFFGGPVKYVLSGSGHIAGVVNPPAAGKYQYWTNDNVKDVTLADWLKNATEHKGSWWPDWRQWLEDLDAEQVPARAVGSEEMPPIEDAPGSYVKVRA